In Camelina sativa cultivar DH55 chromosome 13, Cs, whole genome shotgun sequence, the genomic window TCTTATGCTtagccttcttcatcatcccaaCTTAGTCAACCTTATTGGTTACTGTGCTGATGGAGATCAACGCCTCTTGGTATATGAGTTTATGCCTTTAGGATCATTGGAAGATCACCTCCACGGTAAATCTCCGCTATTTTCTAAACTTTCACCATTTTAGACCCCAGTGGTTCTTTGTGATCTTAGTCAATATCAATCCACAGATTCTTCTTTGTGATCTTAGTCAATGTCAACCCTAACTTTAGCAGATTCTTCattcatttgtttatttatcaaTACCTATTAATTATACATGTAGACTTTAAGTTGAGAAGTAGTAGCTgctggtttttttttggcagccTCTAACAAagaaattgattattttttcctttcggTTTGTCCTCTGCACCAGATCTTCCACCGGATAAGGAGGCCTTAGATTGGAACATGAGAATGAAGATAGCTGCTGGTGCGGCGAAAGGTTTGGAGTTCCTACATGATAAGGCAAACCCTCCGgttatttatagagattttaagtCATCAAACATTTTACTCGATGAGGGTTTCCACCCGAAGCTTTCTGATTTTGGGCTTGCTAAACTTGGACCAACCGGAGACAAATCTCATGTCTCAACTAGAGTCATGGGCACTTATGGTTATTGTGCTCCCGAGTACGCAATGACTGGACANNNNNNNNNNNNNNNNNNNNNNNNNNNNNNNNNNNNNNNNNNNNNNNNNNNNNNNNNNNNNNNNNNNNNNNNNNNNNNNNNNNNNNNNNNNNNNNNNNNNNNNNNNNNNNNNNNNNNNNNNNNNNNNNNNNNNNNNNNNNNNNNNNNNNNNNNNNNNNNNNNNNNNNNNNNNNNNNNNNNNNNNNNNNNNNNNNNNNNNNNNNNNNNNNNNNNNNNNNNNNNNNNNNNNNNNNNNNNNNNNNNNNNNNNNNNNNNNNNNNNNNNNNNNNNNNNNNNNNNNNNNNNNNNNNNNNNNNNNNNNNNNNNNNNNNNNNNNNNNNNNNNNNNNNNNNNNNNNNNNNNNNNNNNNNNNNNNNNNNNNNNNNNNNNNNNNNNNNNNNNNNNNNNNNNNNNNNNNNNNNNNNNNNNNNNNNNNNNNNNNNNNNNNNNNNNNNNNNNNNNNNNNNNNNNNNNNNNNNNNNNNNNNNNNNNNNNNNNNNNNNNNNNNNNNNNNNNNNNNNNNNNNNNNNNNNNNNNNNNNNNNNNNNNNNNNNNNNNNNNNNNNNNNNNNNNNNNNNNNNNNNNNNNNNNNNNNNNNNNNNNNNNNNNNNNNNNNNNNNNNNNNNNNNNNNNNNNNNNNNNNNNNNNNNNNNNNNNNNNNNNNNNNNNNNNNNNNNNNNNNNNNNNNNNNNNNNNNNNNNNNNNNNNNNNNNNNNNNNNNNNNNNNNNNNNNNNNNNNNNNNNNNNNNNNNNNNNNNNNNNNNNNNNNNNNNNNNNNNNNNNNNNNNNNNNNNNNNNNNNNNNNNNNNNNNNNNNNNNNNNNNNNNNNNNNNNNNNNNNNNNNNNNNNNNNNNNNNNNNNNNNNNNNNNNNNNNNNNNNNNNNNNNNNNNNNNNNNNNNNNNNNNNNNNNNNNNNNNNNNNNNNNNNNNNNNNNNNNNNNNNNNNNNNNNNNNNNNNNNNNNNNNNNNNNNNNNNNNNNNNNNNNNNNNNNNNNNNNNNNNNNNNNNNNNNNNNNNNNNNNNNNNNNNNNNNNNNNNNNNNNNNNNNNNNNNNNNNNNNNNNNNNNNNNNNNNNNNNNNNNNNNNNNNNNNNNNNNNNNNNNNNNNNNNNNNNNNNNNNNNNNNNNNNNNNNNNNNNNNNNNNNNNNNNNNNNNNNNNNNNNNNNNNNNNNNNNNNNNNNNNNNNNNNNNNNNNNNNNNNNNNNNNNNNNNNNNNNNNNNNNNNNNNNNNNNNNNNNNNNNNNNNNNNNNNNNNNNNNNNNNNNNNNNNNNNNNNNNNNNNNNNNNNNNNNNNNNNNNNNNNNNNNNNNNNNNNNNNNNNNNNNNNNNNNNNNNNNNNNNNNNNNNNNNNNNNNNNNNNNNNNNNNNNNNNNNNNNNNNNNNNNNNNNNNNNNNNNNNNNNNNNNNNNNNNNNNNNNNNNNNNNNNNNNNNNNNNNNNNNNNNNNNNNNNNNNNNNNNNNNNNNNNNNNNNNNNNNNNNNNNNNNNNNNNNNNNNNNNNNNNNNNNNNNNNNNNNNNNNNNNNNNNNNNNNNNNNNNNNNNNNNNNNNNNNNNNNNNNNNNNNNNNNNNNNNNNNNNNNNNNTTCTGTTGACAGTGTACTGTGTACTCTCTGTTACATCGATTTCGGAATTTCCctaatgttttatttgtggtgtATGACATTCTTTTGACTACTAGATACTCGGAGGATACTTTTActcaaaaaaactaaattttaaaaaaatttagtaagaCTTTTAATTAGAAAAGAGTTTTACACTTTTTTAGCCACCTTTAGAATTTGTTAGTAAGATTTTTAGTTGTTagtcaactaaaaaaaaaaatttcttttttttttcagtctagAAACTACTATTTTTAGAATTCAATTATAACCTATCATATGCCGTCATGAGTTATTTGTCGAAATTcgctataaatataattttttgtcgGATTATGTCGTTACcgtttaaaacttaaattgttaataaatattttatattattttttaccagtatatatatatatataaagttatttaTGTTTCagagataaattttttttttggtagaagttTTAGGGATAATTGAATAGTAGTAAAAGACTATCTAATTTAGAGGTAATAAGACATATTGCATACGGTTATACCAATCGTGTTTCTTAATGAGCAAATAGCACGCATATATAGTGATTGTCACTCTTTAGATGATGCAATTTTGCTTGGAAGTGTACGAACGTTTCACCTTTATATCTAAGGTTTGCTAGGATACGTTTTCATCAAAGCATTGGGACGccttgattttaaaaaaaaaaaaaaaaacaaaagtaaaccttgttattttaaaaagatttaactGTAATATACTGGATGGGGGATATTGGTTAGATCATAAACTTGTGTAGATACTATTTCTTCCGATCGACTCGTACGTTTCTATATATCTATTAAATCTCAAAATCTTTAAACAGTACTATGTTGTCAATGGTACAAGACCATTTGTTTTCTAATTGACGGCGACATCTTGAGACAAATGTAATCAATCATAAAAGGGTGGTCAACAGGGTTATTAGTAGGAGTAATCTAGTTTATTTAAGCAAATTTCTTAAGAGCACTAGTTACAACTTACACAAAGATGATaagatatattcaaataaaCGCAAAACTTTATGCAAGTAGTACATCATCGATAAGATAcgaaacaaaaatggaaattaaCAAACCGCCGATACAATTTAATTTGTTCCATTTGGCCGTCCCGACGTACGGAGCCGAGAGAAAGAGAGCGAAAGAGAGAAATATTTtgcttcttcatttttttcttattcacaTATTGACACTTCAAACGGTTTCAGGACGAGTAGTCTCCACGTGGCTCTTACCGTTTTCAATTGAcggctcctcctcctctttagTAACTTTGGACAGATCCTCATGATGAACAGCGTCAGAGAGTGGACCCACCGGTTCCGTCACAACTGGGTGCACTTCCGACACACCTAACGGACTCATCACGACAATACTCTTAAGTTGTTGTTCTGACGAATTAATCTTCTTTTCCATCTCTGGTTTCTCACTTGAGTTCCTGTAAATACCGTACAAAACCATTTGCAACATCCCTAGTACGAATCCCACCACGTTTGGAATCTGCAAAATCATCataacgaaaaagaaaaaaaaaagtcagtaaACCtcttttatcatatttttaccaaaaatgtgaatatttagaaaactgtaaaaaaaaaaaaaagatgcttaCAGCAATGCATATGTCATGGAGGAATAAGCCATAAGCAAACCACATAACGGCGCTTAtagtgaggaagaaagaaagCGTGAAGGGCATGAACTCTACACTCTTTGTCTTTATTACACGAGCCtgttcacaacaacaaaatttaactaaaacattttcttccaaaaataaatttgttatagaagtaaattttataaatcaaattagAATCAACGTTAGCTAATTACCACGATCATGAGAGGCGCAGCGAAAACAGAAACAGATATGGCAACGCAAATCCATCCGAGGACAGAGACTTGGAGGGTTGGGGTTTTAACAACGAAATGTGTAACCATTAGAATTAACGAGAAGAAGGCAACGTTGATCGCTATGAACAACTTCATAGCCGAGATCTGTCAAAACGCATAATAATGATCACTGAgtaatataatttgtatttaaGCGGAAATAATCAAGGAGGAGAGGGTAAGAAATTTACCCTTTTTTCCCTGGTGGCGTAAGCGAAAAACATGGCGATGTAAATAGTCTCGACGANCATCataacgaaaaagaaaaaaaaaagtcagtaaACCtcttttatcatatttttaccaaaaatgtgaatatttagaaaactgtaaaaaaaaaaaaaagatgcttaCAGCAATGCATATGTCATGGAGGAATAAGCCATAAGCAAACCACATAACGGCGCTTAtagtgaggaagaaagaaagCGTGAAGGGCATGAACTCTACACTCTTTGTCTTTATTACACGAGCCtgttcacaacaacaaaatttaactaaaacattttcttccaaaaataaatttgttatagaagtaaattttataaatcaaattagAATCAACGTTAGCTAATTACCACGATCATGA contains:
- the LOC104737970 gene encoding serine/threonine-protein kinase PBS1-like — translated: MGCFSCFDSSDDEKLNPVEESNGQKKQLQPTVSNSISGLPSGGEKLSSKSNGGSKRELLLPRDGLNQIAAHTFAFRELAAATMNFHPDTFLGEGGFGRVYKGRLDSTGQVVAVKQLDRNGLQGNREFLVEVLMLSLLHHPNLVNLIGYCADGDQRLLVYEFMPLGSLEDHLHDLPPDKEALDWNMRMKIAAGAAKGLEFLHDKANPPVIYRDFKSSNILLDEGFHPKLSDFGLAKLGPTGDKSHVSTRVMGTYGYCAPEYAMTG